One part of the Bacillus sp. FJAT-27916 genome encodes these proteins:
- a CDS encoding sulfate/molybdate ABC transporter ATP-binding protein translates to MKITIEGVSKSFGDAAILHDIDLAINSGELIALLGPSGSGKTSLLRIIAGLESPDGGRIKFNGEDYTERHAKERNLGFVFQHYALFRNMTIYENIAYGLKVKPRKSRPSKQQIDDKVHELLALIKLENYARHYPAQLSGGQRQRVALARSLAVEPEVLLLDEPFGALDAKVRKELRRWLRNLHNDFDITSVFVTHDQEEAMEVADRIVIMNNGRVEQVGTPLEVYEQPASAFVLDFLGNVNSLSGKVNGGILETGSYRIELPDYKKVNETEGIGYVRPHDLDIDKDRLTENSIESIVEHIHPVGSVVRIEMLRRDNGEMIEAEIPKSLYQSMVIQVGEHVFVTPKSVKMFLDYSI, encoded by the coding sequence ATGAAAATTACGATTGAAGGGGTTAGCAAATCATTTGGGGATGCCGCTATTCTTCACGATATCGATTTAGCAATAAATAGCGGTGAATTAATTGCCTTATTAGGTCCCTCTGGTTCAGGAAAGACGTCCTTGCTTAGAATCATCGCGGGATTGGAGAGTCCGGACGGAGGAAGAATCAAATTCAATGGGGAGGATTATACGGAGCGGCATGCAAAGGAGAGAAATCTCGGATTCGTTTTTCAGCACTATGCGCTGTTCAGAAATATGACCATCTATGAAAATATTGCTTATGGCCTAAAGGTTAAACCAAGGAAGAGCAGGCCTTCAAAGCAGCAGATTGATGATAAGGTGCACGAGCTTTTGGCCTTGATTAAGCTGGAGAATTATGCCCGCCATTACCCAGCGCAGCTATCTGGGGGACAAAGACAGCGGGTAGCGCTCGCCCGGTCGCTTGCTGTGGAGCCGGAAGTGCTTCTTCTGGATGAACCTTTCGGCGCATTAGACGCGAAGGTACGTAAAGAGTTACGAAGGTGGCTGCGGAATTTGCACAACGACTTTGATATCACAAGTGTTTTCGTCACTCATGATCAGGAAGAGGCCATGGAGGTGGCGGACAGAATCGTCATTATGAACAATGGACGTGTGGAACAGGTTGGAACACCGCTTGAAGTATATGAACAACCTGCTTCCGCTTTTGTGCTGGACTTCCTCGGCAATGTGAATTCCTTGAGCGGCAAGGTGAACGGCGGGATTTTAGAAACAGGGAGCTATCGGATTGAACTGCCTGATTATAAGAAAGTAAATGAAACAGAGGGGATTGGCTATGTTCGTCCGCACGATCTGGATATTGATAAGGATCGTTTGACGGAGAATTCGATTGAATCCATTGTTGAGCATATCCATCCAGTTGGTTCGGTTGTCAGGATAGAAATGCTCCGAAGAGATAACGGGGAAATGATTGAGGCAGAGATACCTAAAAGCCTCTATCAATCCATGGTCATTCAAGTTGGCGAGCATGTATTTGTGACGCCAAAATCAGTCAAAATGTTTCTTGACTACTCCATCTAG
- the codA gene encoding cytosine deaminase produces the protein MNKWSNAKILGREGLWDLFIEDGKFTKILPAGQEQTEGLETVDVKGRLISAPFIEPHIHLDTTLTAGQPRWNESGTLFEGIQRWSERKEFLTKEDVKARAKKALSWQIAGGIGHVRTHVDTTDPSLVALEAMLEVKEEMKPYVDLQIVAFPQEGILSYPNGLELLEESMKMGADVIGGIPHFEFTREDGVDSIRELFKLAKKYDKPIDVHCDEIDDEQSRFVEVVARETIHHDYQGRVTASHTTAMGSYNDAYAYKLMRVLRLAELNFVANPLVNIHLQGRFDTYPKRRGLTRVKELGQNGLNVCFGHDDIMDPWYPIGNGNMLQVLHMGLHVSQLMGYSEIKDSLKYITSNSAKTLHLEGYGIEEGNEANFIVLNAEDGYHAVRLQAEVLYSVRSGRIIAKTEPKQTNVFFEEKQPIDFMQD, from the coding sequence ATGAACAAGTGGTCTAATGCAAAAATACTTGGAAGAGAAGGACTATGGGATCTATTCATTGAGGATGGAAAATTCACGAAAATTCTCCCTGCCGGGCAAGAGCAGACAGAGGGATTGGAAACCGTTGATGTAAAGGGTCGGCTGATTTCCGCTCCATTCATCGAGCCGCATATTCACTTGGATACGACATTGACTGCCGGACAGCCCCGCTGGAACGAGAGCGGCACATTATTTGAAGGTATCCAAAGATGGTCTGAACGGAAGGAATTCTTGACGAAGGAAGATGTGAAGGCCCGTGCGAAGAAGGCGTTGTCCTGGCAGATTGCCGGCGGGATTGGCCATGTACGCACACATGTTGATACAACTGATCCATCTCTCGTTGCTCTTGAAGCCATGCTTGAAGTGAAAGAAGAAATGAAGCCGTATGTGGACCTTCAAATCGTGGCGTTCCCGCAAGAAGGCATTCTCTCCTATCCTAATGGGCTTGAGCTTCTGGAGGAATCCATGAAGATGGGGGCAGATGTTATTGGCGGGATCCCGCATTTCGAATTCACACGTGAGGATGGAGTAGACTCCATTCGTGAATTATTTAAGTTGGCGAAGAAATATGATAAGCCGATTGATGTTCACTGCGATGAAATTGATGATGAACAATCCCGATTCGTGGAGGTAGTCGCAAGAGAGACGATTCATCATGATTATCAAGGTAGAGTAACAGCTAGCCACACAACAGCAATGGGGTCTTATAATGATGCCTATGCCTATAAGCTTATGCGTGTGCTGCGTCTTGCTGAGCTTAACTTTGTTGCCAATCCGCTTGTGAATATTCATTTGCAGGGCCGTTTTGATACGTATCCAAAGCGCCGCGGATTAACTCGTGTAAAAGAGCTTGGCCAAAACGGATTAAACGTGTGCTTTGGTCACGATGATATCATGGACCCTTGGTATCCAATCGGTAATGGAAATATGCTGCAGGTTCTTCACATGGGTCTGCATGTATCCCAACTGATGGGTTACAGCGAAATAAAGGACAGCTTAAAGTATATTACTTCTAACAGTGCGAAAACCTTGCACTTGGAAGGCTATGGGATTGAAGAAGGAAATGAAGCTAACTTCATCGTATTGAATGCAGAGGATGGCTATCATGCTGTTCGACTGCAGGCAGAAGTACTATATTCTGTACGTTCCGGCCGCATTATTGCTAAAACAGAGCCAAAGCAAACGAATGTTTTCTTTGAAGAAAAGCAGCCAATCGATTTCATGCAGGATTAA
- the codB gene encoding cytosine permease — MKIEDKEYSFEPVPQEKRNNFWKMLVVMLGFSFYSASMWAGGSLGEGLTFAQMIGVVMLGNLILGAFTGSLAYIAARTGLSTHLLAQYSFGQKGAYISSFMLSITQIGWFGVGLGMFAYPVHKVTGMPLVPLIVISGILMTSTAFFGMKALTIISFVAVPSIAILGSFSAGKAITDMGGVEQLFAYTPETSLGIAAALTITIGSFISGGTLTPDFTRYAKNSRHAVSTTVIAFFLGNTLMFLFGAIGVIATGHNDISDVMISQGIILPAIFVLGLNIWTTNDNSLYASALGFATMFKRPKVMMVLINGTISTVFALFLYNHFTTWLTFLGSTLPAIGSIIIVDYFFLKKRQYIAYGKAKIKDVNQAAVIAWAAGVIAGLTLPGVSSLNSLLVTGISYFILVKVMKTTTVTENIEEEEIIYEQVV, encoded by the coding sequence ATGAAAATAGAAGATAAGGAATATTCGTTTGAACCGGTTCCGCAGGAGAAACGGAATAATTTTTGGAAAATGCTTGTTGTTATGCTTGGTTTCTCCTTTTATTCAGCGAGCATGTGGGCTGGAGGTTCACTTGGAGAAGGCTTAACGTTCGCTCAGATGATTGGTGTCGTCATGCTTGGAAACTTAATTCTTGGAGCTTTTACCGGCTCATTAGCCTATATCGCGGCAAGAACAGGTTTATCTACCCACTTGCTTGCCCAGTATTCATTTGGACAAAAGGGTGCTTATATTAGTTCATTCATGCTATCCATTACACAGATTGGCTGGTTTGGGGTCGGCTTAGGGATGTTTGCCTATCCCGTTCATAAAGTTACTGGGATGCCGCTAGTTCCGCTAATCGTCATCTCTGGAATTCTCATGACATCAACAGCCTTCTTTGGAATGAAAGCATTAACGATTATCAGCTTTGTAGCTGTTCCATCCATTGCAATTCTTGGAAGCTTTAGTGCTGGTAAAGCTATTACAGACATGGGTGGAGTGGAACAATTATTCGCTTATACACCAGAAACATCACTTGGAATCGCGGCAGCTTTAACCATTACCATTGGATCTTTCATCAGCGGAGGTACTTTGACGCCTGACTTTACACGCTATGCTAAAAATAGCAGGCATGCGGTGAGCACGACAGTCATTGCTTTCTTCTTAGGGAATACACTGATGTTCCTGTTCGGAGCTATTGGTGTTATCGCCACCGGACATAATGATATTTCAGATGTGATGATTAGTCAGGGAATCATCCTGCCGGCCATCTTCGTTCTTGGATTAAACATTTGGACAACAAATGATAACTCTTTATATGCTTCAGCTTTAGGGTTTGCAACTATGTTTAAAAGACCGAAAGTTATGATGGTTCTGATTAATGGGACAATCAGTACAGTGTTCGCCCTTTTCTTATACAATCATTTCACAACCTGGCTGACCTTCTTAGGGTCTACACTACCGGCAATCGGTTCGATTATCATTGTTGATTATTTCTTCTTGAAGAAACGTCAGTATATTGCCTATGGAAAGGCTAAGATAAAAGATGTCAACCAGGCTGCGGTCATTGCCTGGGCAGCCGGAGTAATTGCAGGGTTAACATTGCCGGGCGTATCATCCTTAAATTCCTTGCTAGTAACAGGAATCAGTTACTTTATCCTTGTTAAAGTAATGAAAACAACAACCGTAACCGAAAATATAGAAGAGGAAGAGATTATTTATGAACAAGTGGTCTAA
- a CDS encoding FUSC family protein, which translates to MVNHIRSQYESFSHLIWKIAIGSSLSWELSRLLGSEHPYLAPLSVIICIQATTDKTIKLAIQRVIGTIVGIPIVVLIANHLTINGLSLGLLILLGGYMTKWLKLSQQIMHQVALTILLVFVFEKRTENYAFDRMNDTLIGVMVAVLFQFIWSYFK; encoded by the coding sequence ATGGTTAATCATATACGCTCTCAGTATGAATCATTTTCTCATTTAATATGGAAAATCGCGATAGGATCCTCCTTATCGTGGGAACTATCACGTCTTTTAGGTTCTGAACACCCTTACTTAGCGCCTTTATCCGTTATTATATGTATTCAGGCAACAACAGATAAAACGATTAAATTAGCGATTCAGCGTGTAATTGGGACAATTGTCGGGATTCCAATCGTGGTTTTAATTGCTAACCATTTAACGATAAATGGATTAAGTTTAGGTCTATTAATACTATTAGGCGGCTATATGACAAAATGGTTAAAATTGAGCCAACAGATTATGCATCAGGTAGCATTAACGATTTTATTAGTATTTGTTTTCGAGAAACGAACAGAGAATTACGCTTTCGATCGAATGAACGATACTCTTATTGGTGTAATGGTAGCGGTTCTTTTTCAATTTATTTGGTCTTACTTTAAGTGA
- a CDS encoding CidA/LrgA family protein, protein MKIVKLLFQTGLLFIFYYIGEWLQQTLNFMIPGSVVGMLLLFALLVIGIIPPTWVNVGSNFLLGILPLLFVPVCVGIMKYGNLFSLKGAIIIAVIFISTLMTLAITGAISEVASRKQEGRIHE, encoded by the coding sequence ATGAAAATAGTTAAGCTGCTCTTTCAAACGGGTCTTTTATTCATTTTTTATTACATAGGAGAATGGCTCCAGCAAACGCTGAATTTTATGATTCCCGGCAGTGTGGTTGGGATGCTTCTTTTGTTTGCTTTACTGGTCATCGGCATCATTCCCCCAACATGGGTGAATGTGGGATCAAATTTTCTGTTAGGTATTCTGCCTCTTTTATTTGTACCTGTATGTGTCGGCATCATGAAGTATGGAAATCTATTTTCGCTAAAAGGGGCCATTATTATTGCTGTCATTTTCATCAGTACACTGATGACACTCGCCATTACCGGCGCTATCAGTGAGGTTGCTTCCCGGAAGCAAGAAGGGAGAATCCATGAGTGA
- the cysW gene encoding sulfate ABC transporter permease subunit CysW, with protein MGIPQIDLHTNTAARRERGESSWVKYILIGITVLFLALFLLLPLAAIFLKAFEKGMSVYIASITHPDAVAAIKLTLTVAFIAVPLNALFGICAAWAISKYQFKGKNLLITLIDIPFAVSPVIAGLVFILLFGTSGLFGEFLFNNDIKIVFALPGIVLATLFVTFPFVARELIPLMQAQGTAEEEASLILGAGGFKTFWRITLPNIKWGLLYGIILCNARAVGEFGAVSVVSGHIRGLTNTMPLHIEILYNEYQFSAAFAVASIMSLIAIITLIVKNLIEWKSGYRSTKAG; from the coding sequence ATGGGGATTCCACAAATAGATTTACACACTAATACAGCTGCACGCCGGGAGAGGGGGGAGTCCTCCTGGGTTAAATATATCTTGATAGGCATTACGGTCTTATTTCTTGCCTTATTTTTGTTACTGCCATTGGCAGCCATCTTCCTGAAGGCCTTTGAAAAAGGGATGTCTGTTTACATAGCCTCGATTACTCATCCTGATGCGGTTGCTGCCATTAAGCTGACGCTCACCGTTGCATTTATTGCCGTTCCGTTAAATGCGTTATTCGGAATATGTGCAGCTTGGGCAATTTCCAAGTATCAGTTTAAGGGAAAGAATCTCCTGATTACGTTAATTGATATTCCTTTTGCTGTCTCGCCTGTCATTGCGGGATTGGTCTTTATTTTATTGTTTGGCACAAGCGGTCTTTTTGGAGAGTTTCTTTTTAACAATGACATAAAAATTGTCTTTGCGCTCCCTGGCATTGTACTGGCAACATTGTTTGTCACCTTTCCATTCGTGGCAAGAGAGCTTATTCCCTTGATGCAGGCACAGGGGACGGCGGAGGAGGAAGCCTCACTAATCTTGGGGGCTGGAGGATTTAAGACATTTTGGAGGATTACCTTGCCAAACATCAAATGGGGACTTCTTTATGGAATTATCCTTTGTAATGCCCGTGCTGTAGGCGAGTTTGGAGCTGTTTCAGTCGTATCAGGACATATTCGCGGCCTGACAAATACAATGCCGCTCCATATCGAAATTCTTTATAATGAATATCAATTTTCGGCAGCTTTTGCTGTCGCATCCATCATGTCACTGATCGCCATCATCACTTTGATCGTAAAGAACTTGATTGAGTGGAAATCAGGGTATCGCTCAACTAAGGCAGGCTAG
- a CDS encoding sensor histidine kinase — MKPILMEHDEYIELIETWLTKEEPYLYKEYLNSIKMDQDRKGELISQWEIPRRMMFSQLVDTIKGTISEKAIKEMARKVASERMDVINIGEVLYNINQGRRVIVNSIMTIDIPVAALQIVINNVNKQFDIFSYELVSTYSHLANKVIDEKTSFINENHKDKLALLGQISSSFVHEFRNPLTAVMGFNKILKKEYPNMKYLDIMDYELNQLNFRITQFLHTSKAELNEDLVVVISIKQLIEEIKQLSYASIIDTNVYVEIDVPDHLIIKASRNGLKQVILNLFVNSIDALKNVPSERIIKVKAGVKDNQLMICISNNGPMIEKEYIESIFEPFFTTKELGTGIGLYVCRKITESYDGYLLCTSTPEWTTFCVHLPGSFIMSEE; from the coding sequence ATGAAGCCCATATTAATGGAACATGATGAATATATAGAGCTTATTGAAACGTGGCTGACTAAGGAAGAACCTTACCTTTACAAGGAATACTTGAATTCTATCAAGATGGACCAGGATAGAAAGGGAGAGTTAATCAGCCAGTGGGAGATTCCCCGTAGAATGATGTTCAGTCAATTGGTCGATACAATCAAAGGAACAATCTCTGAAAAAGCGATAAAAGAGATGGCCAGAAAGGTTGCCTCGGAGCGGATGGATGTTATCAATATTGGCGAGGTTTTGTATAATATCAACCAAGGAAGACGTGTTATTGTCAATTCAATCATGACAATCGATATACCTGTTGCCGCACTTCAAATCGTCATCAATAACGTGAACAAGCAATTTGATATCTTCAGCTATGAACTGGTATCTACCTATTCGCATCTGGCAAATAAGGTTATTGATGAAAAGACGTCGTTCATCAACGAAAACCATAAGGATAAACTAGCGCTGCTCGGCCAAATCTCCTCCAGTTTTGTCCATGAATTCCGCAATCCGTTGACAGCTGTGATGGGGTTCAATAAGATCTTGAAAAAGGAATATCCGAATATGAAGTATTTGGATATCATGGATTATGAATTGAATCAGCTGAATTTCCGTATTACCCAGTTCCTTCATACCTCAAAGGCAGAACTAAACGAAGATTTAGTGGTCGTCATCTCTATTAAGCAGCTCATAGAGGAAATCAAGCAATTGAGCTATGCGAGTATTATTGATACAAACGTCTATGTGGAGATTGATGTGCCCGATCATCTTATTATCAAGGCTAGCAGAAACGGTTTGAAACAGGTCATTTTGAATTTATTTGTTAATTCTATTGATGCCTTAAAAAATGTTCCCTCTGAGCGTATCATTAAAGTAAAGGCAGGAGTCAAGGATAATCAGCTGATGATCTGTATTTCTAATAATGGACCGATGATTGAAAAGGAGTATATTGAATCGATTTTTGAACCGTTTTTTACGACGAAGGAATTAGGTACAGGAATTGGGCTTTATGTCTGCCGGAAAATAACCGAAAGCTATGATGGCTATTTACTATGCACATCTACCCCAGAATGGACCACTTTTTGTGTCCATTTACCTGGATCCTTTATCATGTCAGAAGAATAG
- a CDS encoding LrgB family protein has protein sequence MNHILSALIIILFTIIVFLYMRKLYISYPYTFLIPILTTTIIIVILLNLFNISYDTYMIGGTWINQFLGPAIVALAYPLYRQRKVLADYKYVILSGVFCGVLAGMVSGILLAMAAGINERILYSIMPKSFTTPIAIELSSQAGGIPSMTAIFVMFAGFSGAILGPQFLRLIKITSPISLGIAMGCASHAIGTSKTAEIGETAFSMSSVSMTLSAVFGSLLSPVILQLYHSFVI, from the coding sequence ATTAATCATATCCTATCAGCACTTATTATCATACTCTTTACCATTATCGTCTTTCTATATATGAGAAAGCTGTATATATCCTATCCATATACCTTTCTCATACCGATTCTAACGACAACAATCATCATTGTTATTCTCTTAAATCTATTTAATATTAGCTATGATACGTATATGATTGGCGGTACATGGATCAATCAGTTCCTTGGTCCTGCCATCGTTGCGCTTGCCTATCCTTTATACAGGCAAAGGAAGGTATTGGCCGATTATAAATATGTCATTTTAAGCGGTGTTTTTTGCGGGGTTCTGGCAGGTATGGTGAGCGGTATTCTGCTCGCGATGGCAGCGGGAATAAATGAGCGGATTTTGTATTCAATTATGCCAAAATCGTTTACTACGCCGATTGCCATTGAACTTTCAAGCCAGGCGGGCGGCATTCCGAGCATGACTGCCATATTTGTCATGTTTGCCGGTTTTTCAGGAGCTATTTTAGGGCCGCAATTCTTACGCCTCATAAAGATTACAAGCCCTATCAGCCTTGGAATAGCCATGGGTTGTGCCTCCCATGCAATAGGCACTTCTAAAACAGCCGAAATCGGTGAGACAGCCTTTTCTATGAGCTCAGTATCCATGACCTTGAGCGCCGTATTTGGTTCCTTACTCAGCCCTGTTATTCTGCAGCTTTATCATTCTTTTGTTATCTAG
- the hutI gene encoding imidazolonepropionase yields MNSRPIWIHHIGQLATLKPLRTGPKIGMDMSDLGLIEDGSLWIEKGKIEAVGKTAQLKRVYAGRMSEAEVIDAGGRLMTPGLIDPHTHLVYGGTREEEFEMRLQGASYMEIMNAGGGIHATAKKTAAASFTTLLNEAKNRLNQFLLHGVTTIEGKSGYGMSLETELKQLRVMRELNENHPIDIVPTFMGAHAIPKSYTGREEEFVEEIIESMIPAVQEEGLAEFIDVFCEKDVFSIEHSKQILEAGKAAGLIPKIHADEIVSTGGAELSAQIGAISAEHLLKTSIDGIKAMADAGVIACLLPATALFLGEEPANARKMIDMGVPIAVSTDCNPGSSPTVSMPLVMNLACLMMKMTPAEALTAATYNAACAINREAQLGSIEIGKQADLVLWKIGSYQELQYLFGVNHTHTVWKKGELVVNGFS; encoded by the coding sequence ATGAATAGCCGGCCGATATGGATTCATCATATTGGTCAGCTTGCCACGTTGAAGCCATTACGGACAGGCCCGAAAATAGGAATGGATATGAGCGATCTTGGATTAATAGAAGACGGCAGTCTATGGATCGAAAAGGGGAAGATTGAGGCGGTCGGCAAAACGGCTCAATTAAAACGAGTATATGCCGGAAGGATGAGTGAGGCTGAGGTCATTGATGCCGGCGGGAGGCTGATGACACCCGGCTTAATCGATCCCCATACTCATCTCGTCTATGGCGGAACCAGGGAAGAGGAATTTGAAATGCGCCTCCAAGGTGCCAGCTATATGGAGATCATGAATGCCGGCGGCGGTATTCACGCGACGGCAAAGAAAACAGCAGCCGCTTCCTTTACGACTCTGTTAAACGAGGCAAAAAATCGTTTGAATCAATTCTTACTCCATGGGGTTACAACGATTGAGGGAAAGAGCGGCTACGGCATGAGCCTTGAAACAGAATTGAAGCAATTACGCGTCATGCGGGAATTAAATGAAAACCATCCAATCGATATTGTCCCCACCTTCATGGGAGCACATGCCATTCCGAAATCGTATACCGGCAGGGAAGAGGAGTTTGTGGAAGAAATCATCGAGAGCATGATACCCGCTGTCCAAGAGGAAGGCCTCGCTGAATTCATTGATGTATTCTGTGAGAAGGATGTTTTCTCCATCGAACATTCAAAACAAATTCTCGAGGCTGGGAAGGCTGCTGGCTTGATTCCGAAAATACATGCAGATGAAATTGTCTCGACAGGAGGAGCCGAGCTCTCCGCCCAAATTGGCGCCATTTCAGCTGAGCATTTATTAAAGACAAGTATTGACGGGATTAAGGCGATGGCAGATGCCGGAGTTATCGCCTGCTTGCTTCCTGCAACCGCCTTATTCTTGGGAGAGGAACCCGCAAATGCCCGGAAAATGATTGATATGGGCGTACCAATTGCGGTGTCAACAGATTGCAATCCAGGTTCATCTCCGACCGTTTCCATGCCGCTTGTGATGAATCTGGCCTGTTTGATGATGAAGATGACTCCAGCTGAAGCATTAACTGCAGCGACCTATAATGCTGCTTGCGCCATCAATCGTGAGGCGCAGCTCGGCAGCATTGAAATCGGAAAACAGGCTGACCTCGTTCTCTGGAAGATTGGCTCCTATCAAGAGCTTCAATATCTTTTCGGTGTCAATCATACGCATACTGTTTGGAAGAAAGGGGAGCTGGTTGTCAATGGATTTAGCTGA
- the hutU gene encoding urocanate hydratase, which produces MNKHLALYHHYSGTELHAKGWQQEAAIRMLLNNLHEDVAENPENLIVYGGTGKAARNWEAFHTIIHSLNALENDETLLVQSGKPVAVFRSHEFAPRVLLANSNLVPAYAKWEVFHDLERKGLIMYGQMTAGSWIYIGSQGIVQGTYETFAECARQHFGGTLAGTITVTAGLGGMGGAQPLAVTMNGGVCVAIEADEKRIDRRIETRYADYKASSLEEAVKMALEAKKKGVSLSIGLCGNAAELLPKMIKEGFIPDVITDQTSAHDPLYGYIPSGMTLEEADQLRRENPEKYQSKSIASMAVHVQSMLDMKEKGAIAFDYGNNIRQAAKDAGVRNAFDIPGFVPAYIRPQFCEGRGPFRWVALSGDPNDIDKTDELILREFKDNKALCRWIQLARKHIQFQGLPARIAWLGYGERAKFGRLINDMVANGELKAPIVIGRDHLDTGSVASPNRETEAMKDGSDAVADWPILNALINASSGASWVSVHHGGGVGMGYSIHAGMVIVADGTKQARNQLERVLTTDPGLGVVRHADAGYERAVKTAREKGIQMPMLDRGALHHE; this is translated from the coding sequence TTGAATAAGCATTTAGCTTTATATCACCACTATAGCGGAACGGAATTACATGCAAAAGGCTGGCAGCAAGAGGCTGCTATTCGAATGCTTTTGAATAATTTACATGAAGATGTTGCAGAGAATCCGGAGAATCTCATTGTATACGGCGGGACGGGAAAAGCAGCGAGAAACTGGGAAGCGTTTCATACCATCATTCATTCGTTGAATGCCTTGGAAAATGACGAGACCCTGTTAGTTCAATCGGGAAAGCCGGTCGCCGTCTTCCGAAGTCATGAGTTTGCACCTCGTGTGCTGCTGGCTAATTCTAATCTAGTTCCGGCATATGCAAAATGGGAGGTATTTCATGATCTTGAGCGAAAAGGGCTTATCATGTATGGCCAGATGACAGCAGGAAGCTGGATTTACATAGGCTCACAAGGAATTGTTCAGGGGACATATGAGACATTTGCGGAATGTGCGCGGCAGCATTTTGGCGGGACGCTGGCAGGGACGATTACGGTTACGGCAGGCCTCGGAGGAATGGGAGGTGCACAACCGCTTGCCGTGACGATGAACGGTGGTGTTTGTGTAGCCATTGAGGCTGATGAAAAGAGAATTGACCGGAGAATAGAGACAAGATATGCCGATTATAAAGCTTCTTCCCTGGAGGAGGCTGTAAAAATGGCCCTTGAAGCAAAGAAAAAAGGAGTCTCTCTCTCCATTGGACTATGCGGAAATGCAGCAGAATTATTGCCGAAAATGATTAAAGAAGGTTTTATTCCTGATGTGATTACCGATCAAACGTCTGCCCATGATCCCTTGTATGGCTATATCCCGTCCGGCATGACATTAGAGGAAGCTGATCAGCTTCGCAGGGAAAATCCCGAGAAATATCAATCCAAATCCATTGCTTCCATGGCTGTTCATGTCCAGAGCATGCTGGATATGAAGGAGAAGGGGGCCATTGCCTTTGATTACGGAAATAATATCCGGCAGGCTGCCAAAGATGCAGGCGTTAGAAATGCATTTGATATTCCCGGCTTTGTGCCCGCGTATATCCGCCCGCAATTTTGCGAAGGACGAGGTCCTTTCCGCTGGGTCGCCTTATCAGGAGATCCAAATGATATTGACAAGACAGACGAGTTAATCCTTCGAGAATTTAAAGACAACAAAGCACTCTGCCGATGGATCCAGCTTGCCCGGAAGCATATCCAGTTCCAAGGGCTTCCTGCCCGCATCGCATGGCTTGGCTACGGGGAAAGGGCTAAATTTGGGCGCCTCATTAATGACATGGTCGCAAACGGTGAATTAAAAGCCCCGATTGTCATTGGACGAGACCATTTGGATACCGGCTCAGTGGCATCTCCCAACCGTGAAACAGAAGCGATGAAGGATGGTTCTGATGCCGTAGCTGATTGGCCTATCTTAAATGCTCTTATCAATGCATCCAGCGGGGCTTCATGGGTATCAGTCCACCATGGCGGGGGTGTTGGAATGGGCTATTCCATTCATGCGGGGATGGTGATTGTGGCAGATGGAACCAAACAGGCTCGTAATCAGCTTGAGCGGGTACTCACGACAGACCCGGGGCTCGGAGTTGTGAGGCATGCGGATGCTGGATATGAAAGGGCGGTAAAGACGGCCCGAGAAAAAGGAATCCAAATGCCTATGCTGGATAGAGGAGCACTCCATCATGAATAG